Proteins from a genomic interval of Benincasa hispida cultivar B227 chromosome 7, ASM972705v1, whole genome shotgun sequence:
- the LOC120080758 gene encoding cyclic dof factor 1-like, producing MKMAEVEIRDPILKLFGKTIALPLNHLDLASDSKFLSSETTVPKAGEKETSCEELASEKQGNSSGNQITDQTTSGVSENPSEEREISSPKASKNEEQSETSISPDNKTSKKPDKILPCPRCNSMDTKFCYFNNYNVNQPRHFCKNCQRYWTAGGTMRNVPVGAGRRKNKSSSSSHFRQLIIPDGGIHRHQFLGNNGTFLTFASDSSISDSQNCNPSGFLISTENGDDHSSKSSITASNSSEKGAKITSQQSAVKNVFPFPPQLQSFTGLSWPCSSMAPPPFCPPAFPVSYYPALPYWGCTAPPSWTVIIPNGQNSFTNSSVLGKHLRDGNMVKSPSNSESEETVKQKNYEETCFWIPKTMKLDDPNEAAKSTIRSTLGIKNNEKAGASTTINGGSLFVSLQQSAKGKDQENHNESCSLLQANPAAFSRALKFREIA from the exons ATGAAAATGGCTGAAGTTGAAATTAGAGATCCAATCCTAAAGTTGTTTGGGAAGACCATTGCTTTGCCACTAAACCATTTGGATTTGGCTTCTGATTCGAAATTTCTTTCTTCAGAAACTACTGTGCCTAAAGCTGGCGAAAAG GAAACTTCATGTGAAGAATTAGCATCAGAAAAACAGGGGAATAGCAGTGGAAACCAAATCACGGATCAAACAACATCAGGAGTGAGTGAGAACCCATCAGAAGAAAGAGAAATTTCATCTCCAAAAGCTTccaaaaatgaagaacaaagtGAAACAAGTATCTCCCCTGATAACAAAACCTCCAAAAAACCAGACAAAATTCTTCCTTGCCCTCGATGTAACAGCATGGACACCAAATTCTGTTACTTCAACAACTACAATGTCAATCAACCTCGTCATTTTTGCAAGAATTGCCAAAGATATTGGACTGCCGGTGGAACCATGAGGAACGTTCCAGTCGGTGCCGGCCGTCGAAAGAACAAAAGCTCCTCATCGTCACATTTCCGTCAGTTAATAATTCCCGACGGTGGAATTCACCGCCATCAATTTCTAGGGAACAATGGAACCTTTCTCACTTTCGCCTCAGATTCTTCAATTTCCGATTCACAGAACTGTAACCCAAGTGGGTTTCTCATTAGTACAGAAAACGGAGATGATCATTCGAGTAAATCTTCAATTACAGCTTCAAATTCCTCGGAGAAAGGAGCTAAAATAACCTCACAACAATCAGCAGTGAAAAACGTTTTTCCTTTTCCACCTCAATTACAATCATTTACAGGGCTTTCATGGCCTTGTTCTTCAATGGCACCACCGCCGTTCTGCCCGCCGGCGTTTCCGGTGTCGTATTACCCTGCACTCCCGTACTGGGGCTGCACAGCGCCGCCGTCTTGGACAGTAATTATTCCCAACGGTCAAAATTCGTTTACTAATTCCTCTGTTTTGGGGAAACATTTAAGAGATGGGAATATGGTTAAAAGCCCATCAAATTCAGAGTCTGAAGAAACTGTTAAACAGAaaaattatgaagaaacctGTTTCTGGATTCCCAAGACAATGAAATTGGATGATCCAAATGAAGCTGCAAAGAGTACCATCAGGTCAACACTTGGGATTAAGAATAATGAAAAAGCTGGTGCAAGTACTACAATCAATGGCGGTAGCCTTTTTGTCTCTTTACAACAATCTGCAAAAGGAAAAGATCAAGAAAACCACAATGAAAGCTGCTCGCTTTTACAGGCAAATCCAGCAGCTTTTTCTCGGGCTTTGAAATTCCGTGAGATTGCTTAG
- the LOC120081809 gene encoding transcription termination factor MTEF1, chloroplastic, with translation MISRFQLPPPCFLFPRSSFQALKPLRNPNFRKPRFALSLNTQFSDHSDAGLLFREKILYLENHLNVDFRKAFRENPDSRSATLSTVKSVEVCLSSMGLELSAVGRVLDMYPKLLTANPDYDLYPIFDFLLNEVQIPFPDIRKSIIRCPRILVSDLDLQLRPALKFLRDLGFVGLNAITCQTTMLLVSSVERTLLPKIQYLESLGLSHEDVVNMVLRSPGLLTYSIQNNLVRKVNYFLEDMKGDLLELKIFPQYFSFSLERKIKPRHRSLVQHGLSLPLSKMLKVSDGEFTARLIEMRLQSLTADR, from the coding sequence ATGATAAGCAGATTCCAACTTCCTCCACCATGCTTCCTCTTCCCTCGGTCCTCATTCCAAGCTCTTAAGCCTTTGAGAAACCCTAATTTCAGAAAACCTCGGTTCGCCCTTTCTCTCAATACCCAATTTTCCGACCACTCCGACGCCGGCCTCCTTTTCCGGGAGAAAATTCTCTACCTCGAGAATCACCTTAATGTCGATTTCCGGAAAGCCTTCCGGGAGAATCCCGATTCTCGCTCCGCCACTCTCTCCACCGTCAAATCCGTCGAGGTCTGTCTCTCCTCCATGGGACTCGAGCTCTCTGCAGTCGGCCGCGTTCTCGACATGTACCCCAAACTCCTCACCGCCAATCCCGACTATGATCTGTACCCCATCTTCGATTTCCTTCTTAATGAAGTTCAAATTCCGTTTCCCGACATTCGAAAATCCATAATTCGATGCCCTAGAATTCTCGTCTCCGACTTGGACCTTCAATTGCGACCTGCGTTGAAGTTCTTGCGCGACCTAGGTTTTGTTGGGTTGAACGCCATCACGTGCCAGACGACAATGCTACTGGTCTCGAGTGTTGAACGTACACTTTTGCCTAAGATTCAGTACCTTGAGAGCTTGGGCTTATCGCATGAGGATGTGGTTAATATGGTGTTGAGGTCTCCTGGGTTGTTGACTTATAGCATTCAGAATAATTTAGTTCGTAAAGTGAATTATTTCTTAGAAGACATGAAGGGTGATTTGttggaattgaaaattttccCGCAATATTTTTCCTTTAGTTTGGAGAGGAAGATTAAACCGCGTCATCGTTCATTGGTTCAACATGGATTGTCACTTCCTTTGTCGAAAATGCTGAAGGTTAGTGACGGGGAGTTCACAGCAAGGTTGATAGAAATGCGATTGCAGTCGTTGACGGCTGATCGTTGA
- the LOC120081841 gene encoding transcription factor MYB52-like: protein MRMFVDEDEESLNLDLNSAAAIVSSSSSSSSSSSSSQESCENERGFWNFPLSCESMMTRSSETDVGNNNNYNNNGASDFSDGFVENINESLNQNNAANPTSCSNNTPSTGAQSRLCARGHWRPAEDTKLRELVALYGPQNWNLIAEKLEGRSGKSCRLRWFNQLDPRINRRAFSEEEEERLMQAHRIYGNKWAMIARLFPGRTDNAVKNHWHVIMARKYREQSRCYRRRKLSQSVYRKMEQDLSFLNLPKDNHETAPPTTSCSSFGNFEGCVDYGFLNQMSSNYNSINHPYFSSCAHLSTLNVLPDPKSRFWNGTTNNGFVVPQSHHQYEAYNTAAPPSNDGVGGSHAASGGSSSVTAEARKQSPRFIDFLGVGATT, encoded by the exons ATGAGGATGTTtgttgatgaagatgaagaaagtTTGAATCTTGATCTCAACTCTGCAGCAGcaattgtttcttcttcttcttcttcttcttcttcttcttcatcttctcaaGAGAGTTGTGAGAATGAGAGAGGTTTTTGGAACTTCCCACTTTCTTGTGAGTCTATGATGACTAGAAGCTCAGAGACTGATGTTgggaataataataattataacaatAATGGAGCTTCTGATTTCAGTGATGGATTTGTTGAAAATATCAATGAATCCTTGAATCAAAATAATGCTGCTAACCCAACTTCTTGTTCCAATAATACCCCCAGTACTGGAGCTCAGTCTAGACTCTGTGCTAGAGGCCATTGGAGGCCTGCAGAGGACACCAAATTGAGAGAGCTCGTGGCTCTTTATGGCCCTCAAAATTGGAACCTCATAGCAGAAAAGCTAGAAGGAAGATCTG GTAAGAGTTGCAGATTGAGATGGTTTAATCAGTTGGATCCAAGGATAAATAGAAGGGCATTtagtgaagaagaagaggagaggcTAATGCAAGCTCATAGAATATATGGAAACAAATGGGCAATGATTGCAAGGCTATTTCCAGGGAGGACTGATAATGCAGTGAAGAATCATTGGCATGTTATAATGGCAAGGAAATATAGAGAGCAGTCTCGTTGTTACAGAAGGAGGAAGCTGAGTCAATCTGTTTACAGAAAAATGGAGCAAGATTTGAGTTTCCTTAATCTTCCCAAAGATAATCATGAAACAGCACCACCAAcaacttcttgttcttcttttgGAAACTTTGAGGGTTGTGTTGATTATGGATTTTTAAACCAAATGTCAAGTAACTACAACAGCATCAACCATCCTTACTTCTCCTCATGTGCTCATCTTTCAACTCTTAATGTTCTTCCAG ATCCCAAGAGCAGATTTTGGAATGGAACAACCAATAATGGGTTTGTAGTACCACAAAGCCACCACCAGTATGAGGCGTATAACACTGCGGCGCCACCGTCAAACGACGGCGTTGGGGGCTCACATGCGGCCAGTGGTGGATCTTCATCGGTAACGGCGGAGGCAAGAAAACAATCACCAAGATTTATCGACTTTCTTGGGGTCGGAGCCACCACATGA